A stretch of the Teredinibacter haidensis genome encodes the following:
- a CDS encoding XrtA/PEP-CTERM system exopolysaccharide export protein, whose product MKQIVGYLVRVAGILVFGVLVTACGSSKTLKEKPVYQPPESTEAYEIGVSDSLKINVWRNPELSLDVVVRPDGKVSMPLIGDVIASGQSTEQLANVISEELKAFIRNPQVTVIVTNPSSADFQRRIRITGAVNSQLSMPYRDGMTVLDIVLQAGGLSDFASANKAKLYRKVEGAVKVYPIYLDDILSDGDLDTNYMLLPSDIISVPERAF is encoded by the coding sequence ATGAAGCAGATTGTCGGTTATTTGGTAAGGGTTGCTGGTATTTTGGTGTTTGGCGTCTTGGTTACCGCATGTGGTTCGAGTAAAACGCTAAAAGAAAAGCCAGTCTATCAGCCACCGGAAAGTACCGAAGCGTACGAAATAGGCGTCAGTGATTCTTTAAAGATTAATGTTTGGCGTAATCCCGAACTATCCTTGGATGTCGTCGTCAGGCCAGATGGTAAGGTTTCAATGCCCTTGATTGGTGATGTGATTGCTTCGGGCCAATCAACAGAGCAACTAGCAAATGTTATTAGCGAAGAGCTTAAGGCCTTTATTCGTAACCCACAGGTCACCGTAATTGTTACTAACCCAAGCAGTGCCGATTTTCAGCGTCGAATACGTATTACCGGTGCGGTTAATAGTCAACTTTCTATGCCCTATCGTGATGGTATGACAGTACTTGACATTGTTTTACAGGCAGGAGGACTATCGGATTTCGCCAGTGCAAACAAAGCAAAATTATATAGAAAGGTTGAAGGGGCAGTGAAAGTCTATCCCATTTATCTTGATGACATCCTGAGCGACGGCGATTTAGATACTAATTATATGTTGCTGCCTTCAGACATAATTTCAGTTCCAGAAAGAGCTTTTTAA